Proteins encoded in a region of the Paenibacillus sp. W2I17 genome:
- a CDS encoding HNH endonuclease: MRIDESYKTLKLNYAYQIASLASDIIISKNIDEKFNEYLWFFERDRDEYFSELVQGNEIKLQKPHKESILYNFISDLLVMILTKKEYWFVDDFYNFEHEEIESYILQNFIEPLEVYNPKINKYRSILEELETQSTEENRDQYEEKIKDIISEIMDLFIAGNNSIEDETFYLLFNDKLFLYYFNELLSEYVSESECININRVRVPTWLKKGVFFRDNGRCQNCSRDLSGIINVNPERGLHFDHIVSLENGGSNDPTNFQLLCSDCNLKKSTKNKKPKLLYQFYW; encoded by the coding sequence ATGCGCATAGATGAATCATATAAAACATTAAAACTGAATTATGCATACCAAATTGCTTCTCTTGCTAGCGATATAATTATTAGTAAAAACATAGATGAAAAATTTAATGAATATTTATGGTTTTTCGAGAGAGATCGAGATGAATATTTTTCTGAGTTAGTACAAGGGAATGAAATTAAGTTACAAAAACCTCATAAAGAATCAATATTATATAACTTTATTAGTGATCTATTAGTTATGATTCTAACAAAAAAGGAATATTGGTTTGTGGATGATTTTTATAATTTTGAACATGAAGAAATAGAGTCATATATATTACAGAACTTTATCGAGCCATTAGAAGTGTATAATCCCAAAATTAATAAATATAGAAGTATCCTAGAAGAACTAGAAACTCAATCAACTGAAGAGAATAGGGATCAATATGAAGAGAAGATAAAAGATATTATTAGTGAAATAATGGATTTGTTTATTGCAGGTAATAACAGTATAGAAGATGAAACTTTCTATCTTTTATTTAATGATAAGTTGTTTTTATATTATTTTAATGAGCTATTGTCTGAATACGTATCGGAAAGTGAATGTATAAATATTAATAGGGTTAGAGTGCCTACATGGCTCAAAAAAGGTGTATTCTTCAGAGACAATGGAAGATGTCAAAATTGTTCTAGGGATTTGTCTGGAATTATTAATGTTAACCCAGAAAGGGGGTTACATTTTGATCATATAGTTTCATTAGAAAACGGAGGATCAAATGATCCGACTAATTTTCAATTATTATGTTCTGACTGTAACCTGAAGAAATCAACAAAGAATAAAAAACCTAAATTATTGTATCAGTTCTATTGGTAG